In the genome of Dyadobacter fermentans DSM 18053, the window CAACTTTCACCCGAATACTTCCTAGTAAATACCAATGCCACCACCCAGCCCGAAATGCTGGAACATTTTATCAAGGACAGTTTCCAAAAGCATAATCTGATAACCAATTTCGAGATCGGGATTTACGACTGCACCACCAACCGCATTCGCTATGCCATGTCGCTGAGCACCAAAAACAACGACAAAATCCCCGTGAAAACGACCAACTGGATCAGAACCGACAAGTATCCCTATTATTTCGGTGTGCGTTTTCCCGAGCAGGAAACCTATTTCGCAGGCAGCATCAGCGGCGCCATCTGGTCGTCGGGGCTCGTTTTAGTGGCCGTCTCCTTTTTCGCCTACGCGTTGTTCGTGATTTTAAGGCAGAAACAACTTTCCGAAGTGCAGCGCGATTTTGTGAATAACATGACCCACGAGCTGCAAACGCCCATTTCGACGATCCGCATTGCCGCCGATGTGCTCAATACCGACAATATCGTAGCGCAACCGACGCGCCATAAGCGCTATGTTCAGATCGTCCAGGACGAGATCCTGCGCTTGCAGGGCCAGGTGGAAATGGTGCTTTCGATGGCCAAAGCGGAACGCAATGCATTAACCTTACAGAAAGAACGGCTCGACGCCCGGCAGATGATCGAATCCATTCTGCTGCCTTATGAGGATAAGGTGCGTTTCCAGACCAATGCCTCAAACTATGAAATCGACGCCGATCCGTTCCATTTGCGCTGCCTGATGAGCAACCTGGTGGATAATGCATTGAAATACTCCGACGACGTGCCCGATGTGGTGGTGGAAACATATAATAAAGGAAAAAACCTCGTTATTGCAGTCCGTGACCAGGGCATCGGCATCGCGCCCGAGTACCAGAAGAAGGTTTTCAACCAGTTTTTCCGTATCCCTTACGGCGATGTGCATAATGTGAAGGGCTTCGGGATCGGTTTAAGTTATGTCAAACAGATCGTCCGCGCGCACCATTGGCACCTCGCGCTGGAAAGCGAGCTGGGCAAGGGCAGTACTTTTAAGATCACTATTCCGCAGAAACACGCTTGATGAAAAAGAGAATCCTGTACGTCGAAGATGACCCTAATCTCGCATTTGCCACCAAAGACAATCTCGAACAATATGATTATGAAGTAGTTCATGCTACGGACGGTGCGGAAGCGCTCGACTTTTTCGGCAAGGAACACTTCGACATTTGCGTGCTCGACATTATGCTGCCTAGAATGGACGGCTTCACATTGGCCGAGAAAATCCGCGCTTCCGACAGCCAGGTGCCCATTCTCTTCCTCTCGGCCCGTTCCATGCAGGATGATAAGATCAAAGGCCTCAAACTCGGCGCCGACGATTACATTACCAAGCCATTCAGTATCGAAGAGCTGAAATTGCGGATCGACGTGTTCCTCCGCCGCAGCAAAGCAGATTCGATTTTAGTGGTCAAGCCGGGCAGTAAGCAGATCGGCAAATACGTTTTTGATTTCCAAAAGCTGACGCTCACCCTCGACGGCAAGTCGCAAAGCCTCACCTTCCGCGAGGCAGAAGTGCTCAAATTCATGGCCGAACGTACCGATCAGGTGATTCGGCGGGACGAGCTTTTGAAGGCGATTTGGGGCGACGACGACTATTTTATGGGCCGCAGTCTGGATGTTTTCATTTCCAGATTGCGCAAATATCTGTCCGGCGATCCCGACATTCGCATTGATAACGTGCACGGCGTAGGATTCAGGATGAGATGGTGAAATGACCTTTTTTGAAAATTAATTTTGCCGTTACTTGCTCACAAAAAATTAATTACGCATCTTTGCACCCTCATTTGGAAAAATTGTAAGTCATGGCTAAGGTTTGTCAAATATCAGGTAAAAGAACTCGCGTCGGGAATAACGTTTCTCACGCTAACAATAAAACAAAACGTAAATTCTTCCCGAATTTGCAAAAGAAACGTTTCTTCCTTCCTTCATCAGGAGAGTGGGTTACGTTGAAAGTAGCAGCTTCTGCTCTTCGTACCATCAACAAGAACGGTATCGAAGCAACTATACAAAAAGCATACGACAAAGGAACGCTTACGTTCTAAAAGGAATTTTACGAATTTATTGGAAAAGGACTTTCCTCCATCGGGAAGTCCTTTTTTTCGTGAGTTTATCACTCCAAAAAGGATTTCGTAATGGCAGCAACCGGCCAGGTTTTTCTTCTGCTAGGCTCCAACCTCGGCGATCGCCCGCAGGTGCTCGCAAGCGCCCGCGAGGCCATTGCAGCGCAGGCGGGGACCATCACCGGGCAATCGGGCATTTATGAAACCGAACCGTGGGGCATCACCGACCAGCCGTCATTCCTGAACCAGGTCCTCGAAATCTCCACTTCCCTCCTGCCTGAGGACTTACTCAGAATCATTCTCAACATCGAACATGACCTCGGACGCGTGCGCTACGAGCGCTGGGGCGCACGGGTGATCGATATCGATATGCTCTATTTCGGCACCACCGTCATAGACAGCGCCCGGCTTACGGTACCGCACCCGCGCATTCAGGACCGCCGTTTTGTGCTTGCGCCGCTCGCTGAAATCGCGCCGCGCTTTACTCACCCGCTTTTGCAAAAAACCTCCGCCCAGCTCCTCGACCAATGTCCCGACGACTCTGCTGTTTCAAAAATATCTTAAAAAAATACCATTGATATTTCACCCGCTTCATTTCGGGCTCCGAGCCATTTATTAAGGTTTTTTGCCAGTTCATCATTTTTTACTGTCATTTTAACCTGATTAACACGTGCTTTGTCAGGCCTTAAAAAAACTGTCGAAATATTTTTCAGCATTTACCAGGGGGTATACGCACACTGAGTTGTCAGAGAGAAAAGGAAAAATTCAATTTGATCGTCATCCTCAAAAAACGGCCTCATTTCCTTTTTTCGGCAACAGAATAAACCAATTTGCAGTAACTACCATAAAAGTCCATGAAAAACAGAATACTCAACTGCCTTCTATTAGCCTTGATTAGCCTGCCGGCCCTCGCACAAAACCGGCATTCGGTGAGCGGTTACGTGAAAGACAATAAGAATGGGGAAGGGCTCATCGGTGTCTCCGTTTATGTGCGTGAGGCCGAAACCGGCGTGGTCACCAATCCGTATGGCTTTTACTCGCTCACATTGCCCGACGGGAAGTACACACTGGTATTCACCTACATCGGCTACCAGAAAGTGACCCGCGAAGTGGTGCTCGACGGCGACAAAACCGTGAGCATCGAAATGACCGACGAAAGCAACGAGCTCGCCGAAGTCACCATTTCTACGCAAAAGGAGGATGAGAACGTCCGCAGCATCGAAATGTCGGTGAACAAGGTGGAAATGAAAACCATCCGCAAAATGCCCGCATTGCTCGGCGAGGTTGACCTGATCCGCAGCATTCAGCTGCTTCCCGGTGTCACGGCCGTGGGCGAAGGTGCTTCGGGTTTCAACGTGCGCGGCGGGGATGTTTCGCAAAACCTGGTACTGCTCGATGAAGCGCCGGTTTACAACTCTTCTCACTTGTTCGGCTTCTTTTCGGTATTCAACCCGGATGCCGTGAAGGACGTGAAACTGATTAAAGGTGGTATTCCAGCGCAATATGGCGGCCGGATTTCATCCATCCTCGACGTTCGGATGAAAGAAGGTAATGCCAAAAAACGCGAAATCAATGGCGGTATCGGCTCCATTTTCTCACGTTTGACATACGAGCAGCCTTTTGCTAAGGGAAAAGGGTCGTTCATCGTGGCTGGCCGTCGTTCGTACATTGACGTACTGGCCAAGCCATTTCTGAACTCGGATTTGAAAGATTCGAAATTCTATTTCTATGATCTGACGGCGAAGGTGAATTATCAATTGGGTAACAAGGATACATTCTATGCGTCGGGTTATTTTGGAAAAGACGTGTTCGGCGGCGGCGATTTCGGCTTCGGATGGGGTAATGCAACGGCTACCGCGCGGTGGAACCACATTTTCTCCAACAAGCTTTTCATGAACCTGACCGGTTATTACAGCAACTACGACTATAACCTCGGCCAGAACCAGAACAAGCCTGATGCCAAGGATCGGTTCGACTGGAAATCCAAGATCATCAGCACGAGCATCAAGCCGGATTTTACATTCTATATCACGCCTAACAACCAACTCACGTTCGGCGGCCAGTACATATATTATGACACGCGCCCTGGCAAAGCGACCTTCGTTTCGGAAGGCGATATGCAGGACATCAGCCTCGAACCGCGCTATGCCGATGAATCCGCATTGTATGTAGGCAATGAGCTGAAATTCGGCGACCGCATTTCATTGCAATACGGTGTGCGCTACTCCTACTTCCGCAGCCTCGGCCCGGCCACCGAGTACGAATATGCCGACAAAGGCAAAGGCATCCGGAAAGAACCGGTTTTCCCCGGCACGGAGTACAAACGCGGCGATGTGATCAAGAGCTACGGTAACCTCGAACCACGGGCGGCATTGAATATCGGGATCACCAGCAACGCGTCTATCAAAGCCAGCTACAACCGCACTTCGCAATACCTGCACTTGCTCTCGAACACCGCCGCAAGCTCGCCGCTGGATGTGTGGACGTTGAGTGGAGTCAATATCAAACCGGAAAAGGCCGATCAGGTTGCAATAGGCTGGTTCCAGAACTTCCAGGATAACACTTACGAGGCATCTGTTGAATTGTACTACAAAAAACTATACAACCAGATCGACTACGTGCCCGCTTCGGACCTGCTTTTGAACGAATATGTGCCCGGCGACCTGCTATTCGGCAAAGGCCGTGCTTACGGAGCGGAGTTTTATCTGAAGAAAAACAAAGGCCGCCTCACCGGCTGGGTGAGCTACACATTGTCCAGAACAGAACGTTTGGTAGAATCCATCAACAACGACGACTGGTTCCCTGCACGTTTCGACAAACCGCATAACATCACGGCAGTTGCCATTTACGAGTTGACTAAACGCCTCTCATTGTCTTCGAACTTCACCATTCAGAGCGGCACGCCGGCCACATTCCCGACGAACCGTTACAGCACTGGTGGTTTTGAAATTGGCAATAATTACAATGGACTTCGCAATAATAGCCGCATACCGGCCTACCACCGTCTGGATTTGGCTGCAACCTTGAAATCGAAGAGAAAATTATTCAAGGTCGGCGAGGGAGAATGGGTATTCTCGGTTTACAATGTTTACAACCGCCGCAACCCGTTCTCGGTTTACACGCGGGTGAACGAGGATAACCCGCTCAAAACGGAAGCTGTGCGCTATTCTGTGATCGGGAACTTCATTCCTTCCATTACCTACAACTTCAAATTCTGACACCACCACCGGAATCTATCAAGCCTGAAATATAGCAATGATGAAAAAGCTCAATACATTTAAATACCTCAAATTCCCCGCATTGTTCGCGCTGGCGCTCACGACGCTCACAAGCTGTGAAGACGTGATCGATCTCGATACGGCTGAGGGGCCATCCCAGCTTGTGGTTGATGCCTGGCTTACCAACCAGCCCGGCGAGCAGGCCATTAAGCTCACATGGTCGCAGGCTTACTTCGATAACAATCCGCCCAAACCCGTAACCGGCGCCGAGGTGACCGTTACCGACGACCAGGGCAAGGTTTACAAGTTCGAAGATGCCGACGGCGACGGCAAATACACCTGGGGCAAAACCACCGCCGACACACTCGGGCGCGTAGGCCGCACCTACTCGCTCAAAGTCGTGAACGGCACCGATACATTCACCTCCAAATCCGAACTAAAACGGGTTCCGACGGTGGATTCGGTGGTATACCGCCACGAAAAATGGCCATTTGAGCCGGATAAGGGCCCGCGTGAAGGCTTCGTAGCATCGTTCTACGCCCGCGACATCGAGGGCGTCGGCGATACTTACTGGATCAAGCCGGTGATCCGCGGCAAGGCGGTGGTGGACAAAGCGGTGAATATTTCCATTGCATACGATGCCGCATTCGGCGCTGGCGCCCCTTCCGACGGCCTGATATTCATCCTCCCGCTCCGCGAATCGATCACCACCGATTCGCTGTATTCGGCAGGTGCCGAGGTAGGCGTGGAACTGCACAGCATTACCTACGAAGCATTCGAATTCCTGAAACAGGTGAGCGAACAGGCCTCCAACGGCGGGTTGTTTGCCACGCCAATCGCAAACGTTCGCTCGAACGTGGTGAACGCCGACCCGAATGGCCCGAAAGCACTCGGATTTTTCAGCACTTCGGCCGTGAGCCGGATGGAAACCGTGATCGATCCTGAAAAGGCGCGCCCGGACAACGACTAAAAATTACACTTCAACAGCAGATGTATCCACTGGCGGACTCCGGTTCCCAGTGGATTTTTTGTTATATTTCATCCTGAATCGAACCAACCTATGAAGAACCTGCTCTCACTCCTGCTCCTGCTTCCGCTTACTCTCGCCGCCCAGAAACGTCCCCGCGAACTCGGTATTAAAATAGGCGTGCTGCCCACAGGTGCATTGAACGCGATCACCGATGTGGCGGGTGTGAAGGTAGGCCAGGTAACCCTCACGGAGGGCGCGGACGTGCGCACAGGCGTAACGGCCATTCTCCCGCACGACGGCAATATTTTCCAGCAAAAGGTGCAGGCGGCCATGTACATCGGGAATGGATTTGGCAAAATGACGGGCTACTCGCAGGTTGAAGAACTTGGTACCATCGAATCGCCCATTGTGCTCACTAATACATTGAGCGTCCCCACCGCCGCCGACGCGGTGATTGACTGGACGCTGGCGCAGAAAGGGAATGAAAATGTACGATCGGTGAACCCGGTAATCGGCGAAACGAACGACGGCTTCCTGAACGATATCCGCGGCCGCCACGTACGGAAAGACCATGTGCTGAACGCATTAGCTCAGGCAGAAAACGGCCCCGTGGTGGAAGGTAATGTAGGTGCAGGCACCGGCACGGTTTGTTTCGGCTGGAAAGGCGGCATCGGCACAGCGTCGCGCAAGCTGCCCGAAAAGCTTGGAAAATACACCGTGGGCGTTCTGGTGCAAACCAATTTTGGAGGTGTGTTAAAAGTAAACGGCGTGCCTGTGGGCGAAGAACTGGGCCAGTATGCATTCAAGGAATCGCTCGACAAATCGTCGGACGGCTCGTGCATGATGATCCTCGCCACCGACGCCCCGCTCGACGCCCGCAACCTGAAACGGCTCGCCAAGCGTGTAATGCTGGGCATGGCGCAAACCGGCGGCATTGCAGCCAATGGAAGCGGCGACTACGTGATCGCATTCTCGACCGCCAACAAGGTTTTGCACGAAACCTCGGAACCGGTGCTCAGCGCCGCTTACCTGCACAATGACTACGTATCACCACTCTTCATGGCGGCAATGGAAGCTACGGAGGAAGCCATTATCAATTCGCTTTTCATCGCCAAAACTTCGGAGGGCACTCAGGGACACAAGGTAGAGGAGCTTCCCAAAGACAAGGTGATGGAGATCATGCGTAAGTACGGACGCATTAAGGAATAGCCTGAGAAATACTTTTACGTATATTGTACATAGTCAGTGGAAACCCCTAAGGGAATTACTTAGTTTTGATACAAAGCTGCCAACTACTCAGGATTTTAGCCAAAAATCGCTTATTTTCAACCTGCTACGAAACCAGGTAATCTTACCCTGTTTTTCCTGTACTTTCCCGTATTGCCGGGCCTTTCGCTTAGGATTAATTTTGATGTGTAAATTCTGGTAGTCAACCCCGAAAAGTATGGAACATTCTATTACACACGCGTGCCTCGTTCACCCACACCCATTAGAGTGCGAGGCGGTTGCTGAATGGTTGAGGAGAAGGTCTTACATTGAACTGGTTGGTAAGTGTAACAATCTTGAACAAATCACCCAGTTACCCTACTTGAAGGACATCGACATTGTAGTTGTATTTGCCCACCACGCCGAAAAGACGGCCGACCAGATATTAAAGGTTCGGAAACTCTATCCAAAACTAAAATTCCTGCTGCTCGCACCCAGCCCGTCGGGCGAATCCGTGCGCGAAGTGGTGCGCTCCGGCGTGAGCGGCTACATTGTTTTCGAGGCCGAGCTCGATGAATGGGAACGTGCCATCCGGGCCGTTTCGGAAGGGAAAGTGTATTACGGACAGGAAGTAATGCTCAAACTGGCCGAGTCGTCGATGGACAAGTACATGCAGGAACCGGCGCCTTCCACACGTGATTTTTTGAGTAAAAGAGAAATTGAAATCCTCCGGCTCGTGGCGAGCGAGTATTCTACCAATAAAATTGCCAGCGAGCTTTGTATCAGCGACAAAACAGTCGAAACCCACCGCCGTAATCTTTTTCAGAAACTGGGTGTAAGAAACTCCGTAGGCCTTACCAAAATTGCTGTCCGAATGGGGGTGGTTTAATGAACGAACGGTTTTTTATAGTGGTAAACCCTTAAAAACGTTTCACAAAACCCTTAATAAAATCAGGGTAAAATCCAGGAAAATTCAGGGTATACGCCGATTGAAATAGCGCCCGCGCCGCAACAACTTTGTCTAAGTGTTTTAATTATGGAACTGACAAAGCGCGAAAAGGAAATCCTGGATCTGATTATGGACGAAATGAGCTCCAAAGAGATCGCCGAAAGGCTGCAAGTGAGCATTTCAACGGTGGAAGCCTATCGCAGGAGCCTGTTCAGGAAGTTCGGGGTACGCACGGTGATAGGGCTGGTGAAGGCAGCCATGAAAATGTAATACTCATAATTGCAAATTGGTATGGCAGATATCCGTCGCATGGCCGTCAACTGGGTCGACGGGATGAAAATCTCGCGGCAACATTTCCTGGAAACCGACCACTACCACCTCGATCAGGTCCGGCGCGCCGGGGCCGCATTGCTCTCCCCGATGAGCTACGGCCTGCTGCTTCCGAAAGACGGCATTGATCCCCTGGAAGTGCAGGTGTTAGGCGATGCCGGAAACCAGATCCGGGTGAAAGTGAACCGCTGCCAGGCCATTACGCCTGACGGCAGCCTGCTGGACATCGAAGAAAACGACGACCTGAAACTCGACACATCGCTGGCCGGCATATTAGAACAATACCGGCTCCCGATGACCCAGAACATTGAAATATACCTGGTCATCAGCATTGGGATGTTCGAAAGACAGCCCGCCGGAACGCCCGCCGAATCGGAAATGCCCGTGCGGCATCCGTACACGCTCCCGCTTTACCGCGTGAGCCTGGTGCCGTCGGAGCTAATCAATATAGAACAATGGGGCGGTCCGGCCCTGATCGTCGGTAAGCTCGCATATAATAATGGCGAGATCCGCGTACTGCACGATTTCGTACCGGCAAGCCGCGCCGTGCGCAGCCACAAAAACCTGCGCGAATGGCACAGCCGGTGGAGCGGCTATCTGAACGACATTGAAATGTATTCGTTCCGGATCTTGCAAAAGATCAAGTTGAAGAGCCAGAAAAGCACATTATCCGACAGCGTGCAAATGATGGTAGAGCGGCTGGTGGGCACAATGACGATGGTCAATATCAGCTTCCAGCGGCTGGCCCCCTGGGAACCGCCGGTGCAGATGGTGACCTCCATGATCCAGACCGCCCAGGCCGTCCGCACCTCGCTGGAATGCCTTACCGACCGGGAAAAGGAAGAATTACTGGCCTATCTGGCCGAATGGGCCGACGAGTCGCCGGGGAGCATTGAAAAGCAGCTGCTGGGCGTGGTGCAGGTGGCATACAATCACAACGACATTCTGCCCTGCCTGCGGATCATCGATGGCTTTTATACCATGTGGACGGCCCTTTTCCTGAAACTAAGCCAGCTTGAATTCATCGGCAAACGGAAAGGACAGCAAGTTTTTATCGTCGAAAGTCCTGTACACGAGCCTCCTGTGCAGCCCGAAAAGGCCAAATCGAGGTGGAGCCCTTTGTAACCTATGGAACCTCTGAACAAAAACCAGCGAAAAACGGCCATTGGAAGGTTTGTGGGTATGTACGTGCTCTCGCTCACATTCCCGCTCGCAGCCGTGTACCTGCTCATGCGCGTGCCCGACGCGGTGGCGGCCTCGGAAACCCGCCGTTACCGCGAGATTGTAGAAGAACAAGACCCGATGCTGGTCGACACCGACACACTCAGCCAGATCTCCCGCCGGCTCATCCAGCTCGACGGGCTGTACAGCAGCGCCACCGACGAAATGGCCAAAGCCACGGCGCGCACGCAGCTGGTGGATATTGAAAGCCGGATCAACAGCATCATGAGCCATTTCAACAACCTGGCAGCAGGCGCGGAGCACGAACAGAACAAACGGTTATCGACCGGCATTGCCAAACTCACCGAAGCTTTGGTAACCTACCGGCAGACCATTGGTGAGCTCCGGCGCACACTGGACAGCAAGGGGATCGACATGCAAATGGTGAACGACCTCCGGAACCAGATCAACATGAAGGACCTGGAAATCAAAGGCATGGAACGGCAGCTACTCACCGCAGCCGCAAGTGGTGGCGGCGGCGGAGGAGGTGGTGGTGGTGGCGGCGGCCCTGACAAGGAGCTGCAAGCAAAAGTTGCCTCCCTGCAACGCGATCTTGATAATTGCAGGAGTTCAAAATCGGGCGGGGGAGATATAGCGGCTATTCAGCGGCAACTGGATGAATGCCTAGCAGCCAGAAGCGGCACCGCGGTTACCTATCGCGAATGGCTCAGGTACTCCGAAGCGGAAGGATATTATCAGCTGCTAACCCAGGGAAACCTGCGGAAAAACGACCGCAAAGTGTATTACGATCAGGCGAAGCAGATATTTGACGGCTTACAGGTCTCGACGGCCAACAAGGAAATGAAAACCAAAGCGACAGAGCGGCTATTGGCATTACAAAAGAACCAGCCCTGAAAAAACATTCCAATCCATCCTACTATATCCATTCCATGCAAACCGAAGCACTCAGATATGCGATTACGGTCGCGCAGTCGCTTGCGCGTGAATACCGGCAGGAGCGGTTTGGCCCCGCACACTTGCTCATGGGCCTCTTGCACAACGACGTGGGCCTGGCCTCCGAGCTGGTTATGGCTGGCAAAGACGTCCCGTACCTGCGCGATTGGGCGGAAGTCCGGCTCGAAGAAAGCCCTAAGTCGATGAAGGTACCCGAGGTGCCGCCAGCCGACAATCTGGCATCGGCAGCATTGGAACTGGCCGAACTCATTGCATTACAGCTCAATATCGATACCGATCCGCTTTGCACATTTGCCGCTTTACTCAAACCCGGAGTGGGATTCTCTTCCGACCAGTTGAAATCCCTTCCTATTACCCAAAAAGAAGTACTCGGCCTTCACCAGGCTCCGATGAGCGGAGACAATGCAATCCAAGCCACTAATCATCAGTCAACAACTCCGACGGCACCGGTAGCCGCGGGTTTCCTGGAAAAATACACCTCCGACAAAACGCAACGCGCAGCCAGCGGTAAAACCGACGATATCATCGGCCGCGACCGGGAAATCCGACAAATGGCCGAAATCCTGGGCCGGCGCAGCAAACCCAACGTCATACTGACCGGCGAACCGGGTGTGGGCAAGTCGGCATTAGTGGAAGGTTTTGCCAAACTGATTGCTGAAAAGAAAGTGCCGCAGCTACTCCAAAATGCCCGGCTGCTCGAACTCGACACCGGCGCGCTCGTAGCCGGAGCGGCGTACAAAGGCGAAATCGAAGAGCGATTGAAAGGTATTTTAAATGAGATGAAGGGGTTTGACAAAGCCATTCTGTTCATCGACGAAATCCACATGTTGCTTGATCCGAAGGGTTCGATTGGTGCCGGGGTTGCCCAGTTGCTGAAACCGGAGCTCGCGCGGGGCGAACTTACGCTGATAGGAGCCACCACGCCCGAGGAATACCGGAAGTATATCGAAAAAGACGAAGCATTCTCACGCCGGTTCGAAATCCTGCACGTGGAAGAACCTGACGAGCTTACCGCCACCCGGATGATCGAGCATATGCTGCCGGTTTACGAAGCGCACCACGGCCTGAAAGTCTCCGTCGGAACAGCCGCCGAAGCCGTGAAACTCGCCAAAAGATATATAAAAGACCGCCGCCTGCCCGATGTGGCACTCGACCTGCTCGATCGCACCATGGCCGCCATGCGTCTGATGGGCGAAGTGTCGGAAACCGAGATCGGCGTGTTACAGACCGACCTGGACACATTAATGGCCATCGACGACGCAGAAAGGCTGCACGAATTGAAATGGTTCGCCCGCCAGTTGCCAAACAGGCTAAGTCCGCTGCTCACCGGACAATTGAACGAAAACGAAGCAACCGACCTCGAAACATCTGAGGGAATACACAACCAGCTGACTTCCAAGTTGTCGGCATTACGCGAACTCGCCACACGGCGTTCGGATACCATCGGCAAAAACGACGTGGCCGCCATTATATCCCACAAAACCGGAATCCCGCTCGGTAAACTCCAGAGTTCCGAACGTGACAGGCTGCTGGGCATTAATGAGGTTTTGAAAAAACGAGTGGTAGGGCAAGATCAGGCGGTGAAAGCTTTGAGTGAAGCCATTCTGGAATCGCGCTCGGGGCTGATTAAAGCCGGACAGCCGATCGGTTCGTTCTTCTTGCTTGGCCCGACCGGGACCGGTAAAACCGAAATTGCGAAAGCGCTAGCCGATTTTCTGTTCAACGACGAATCGTTCCTCATCCGTTTCGATATGTCGGAGTTTAAGGAAGAGCATTCGGCGGCATTACTCTACGGCGCCCCTCCGGGTTATGTCGGCTACGAAGAAGGCGGCTTGCTGGTAAACAAAATCCGCCAGAAGCCTTATTCGGTGGTTCTGTTTGATGAAATTGAAAAGGCGCACCCATCCGTGTTCGACCTTTTTCTCCAAATTCTCGACGAAGGTAAGCTCCATGACCGGCTCGGCAAAGAGGGCGATTTTTCCAACGCGGTGATTCTTTTTACGTCAAACATCGGACAAGAGCACATTATCCGCGAGTTCAATAAAGGCGGCGTGCCGCAGTCGTCCGACCTGATGGAGATTATGGCTGGCTATTTCCGGCCGGAATTTCTTGCGCG includes:
- a CDS encoding DmpA family aminopeptidase produces the protein MKNLLSLLLLLPLTLAAQKRPRELGIKIGVLPTGALNAITDVAGVKVGQVTLTEGADVRTGVTAILPHDGNIFQQKVQAAMYIGNGFGKMTGYSQVEELGTIESPIVLTNTLSVPTAADAVIDWTLAQKGNENVRSVNPVIGETNDGFLNDIRGRHVRKDHVLNALAQAENGPVVEGNVGAGTGTVCFGWKGGIGTASRKLPEKLGKYTVGVLVQTNFGGVLKVNGVPVGEELGQYAFKESLDKSSDGSCMMILATDAPLDARNLKRLAKRVMLGMAQTGGIAANGSGDYVIAFSTANKVLHETSEPVLSAAYLHNDYVSPLFMAAMEATEEAIINSLFIAKTSEGTQGHKVEELPKDKVMEIMRKYGRIKE
- a CDS encoding DUF4249 domain-containing protein gives rise to the protein MMKKLNTFKYLKFPALFALALTTLTSCEDVIDLDTAEGPSQLVVDAWLTNQPGEQAIKLTWSQAYFDNNPPKPVTGAEVTVTDDQGKVYKFEDADGDGKYTWGKTTADTLGRVGRTYSLKVVNGTDTFTSKSELKRVPTVDSVVYRHEKWPFEPDKGPREGFVASFYARDIEGVGDTYWIKPVIRGKAVVDKAVNISIAYDAAFGAGAPSDGLIFILPLRESITTDSLYSAGAEVGVELHSITYEAFEFLKQVSEQASNGGLFATPIANVRSNVVNADPNGPKALGFFSTSAVSRMETVIDPEKARPDND
- the rpmB gene encoding 50S ribosomal protein L28 codes for the protein MAKVCQISGKRTRVGNNVSHANNKTKRKFFPNLQKKRFFLPSSGEWVTLKVAASALRTINKNGIEATIQKAYDKGTLTF
- a CDS encoding sensor histidine kinase, which produces MSRRTIQSLTVFSALLIIGVVITQIYWVKQALDLRHRQFNQNAHIALQDVAGKLANVCGVMQTTNPVEQLSPEYFLVNTNATTQPEMLEHFIKDSFQKHNLITNFEIGIYDCTTNRIRYAMSLSTKNNDKIPVKTTNWIRTDKYPYYFGVRFPEQETYFAGSISGAIWSSGLVLVAVSFFAYALFVILRQKQLSEVQRDFVNNMTHELQTPISTIRIAADVLNTDNIVAQPTRHKRYVQIVQDEILRLQGQVEMVLSMAKAERNALTLQKERLDARQMIESILLPYEDKVRFQTNASNYEIDADPFHLRCLMSNLVDNALKYSDDVPDVVVETYNKGKNLVIAVRDQGIGIAPEYQKKVFNQFFRIPYGDVHNVKGFGIGLSYVKQIVRAHHWHLALESELGKGSTFKITIPQKHA
- the folK gene encoding 2-amino-4-hydroxy-6-hydroxymethyldihydropteridine diphosphokinase; amino-acid sequence: MAATGQVFLLLGSNLGDRPQVLASAREAIAAQAGTITGQSGIYETEPWGITDQPSFLNQVLEISTSLLPEDLLRIILNIEHDLGRVRYERWGARVIDIDMLYFGTTVIDSARLTVPHPRIQDRRFVLAPLAEIAPRFTHPLLQKTSAQLLDQCPDDSAVSKIS
- a CDS encoding TonB-dependent receptor; translated protein: MKNRILNCLLLALISLPALAQNRHSVSGYVKDNKNGEGLIGVSVYVREAETGVVTNPYGFYSLTLPDGKYTLVFTYIGYQKVTREVVLDGDKTVSIEMTDESNELAEVTISTQKEDENVRSIEMSVNKVEMKTIRKMPALLGEVDLIRSIQLLPGVTAVGEGASGFNVRGGDVSQNLVLLDEAPVYNSSHLFGFFSVFNPDAVKDVKLIKGGIPAQYGGRISSILDVRMKEGNAKKREINGGIGSIFSRLTYEQPFAKGKGSFIVAGRRSYIDVLAKPFLNSDLKDSKFYFYDLTAKVNYQLGNKDTFYASGYFGKDVFGGGDFGFGWGNATATARWNHIFSNKLFMNLTGYYSNYDYNLGQNQNKPDAKDRFDWKSKIISTSIKPDFTFYITPNNQLTFGGQYIYYDTRPGKATFVSEGDMQDISLEPRYADESALYVGNELKFGDRISLQYGVRYSYFRSLGPATEYEYADKGKGIRKEPVFPGTEYKRGDVIKSYGNLEPRAALNIGITSNASIKASYNRTSQYLHLLSNTAASSPLDVWTLSGVNIKPEKADQVAIGWFQNFQDNTYEASVELYYKKLYNQIDYVPASDLLLNEYVPGDLLFGKGRAYGAEFYLKKNKGRLTGWVSYTLSRTERLVESINNDDWFPARFDKPHNITAVAIYELTKRLSLSSNFTIQSGTPATFPTNRYSTGGFEIGNNYNGLRNNSRIPAYHRLDLAATLKSKRKLFKVGEGEWVFSVYNVYNRRNPFSVYTRVNEDNPLKTEAVRYSVIGNFIPSITYNFKF
- a CDS encoding response regulator transcription factor, encoding MEHSITHACLVHPHPLECEAVAEWLRRRSYIELVGKCNNLEQITQLPYLKDIDIVVVFAHHAEKTADQILKVRKLYPKLKFLLLAPSPSGESVREVVRSGVSGYIVFEAELDEWERAIRAVSEGKVYYGQEVMLKLAESSMDKYMQEPAPSTRDFLSKREIEILRLVASEYSTNKIASELCISDKTVETHRRNLFQKLGVRNSVGLTKIAVRMGVV
- a CDS encoding response regulator transcription factor; the protein is MKKRILYVEDDPNLAFATKDNLEQYDYEVVHATDGAEALDFFGKEHFDICVLDIMLPRMDGFTLAEKIRASDSQVPILFLSARSMQDDKIKGLKLGADDYITKPFSIEELKLRIDVFLRRSKADSILVVKPGSKQIGKYVFDFQKLTLTLDGKSQSLTFREAEVLKFMAERTDQVIRRDELLKAIWGDDDYFMGRSLDVFISRLRKYLSGDPDIRIDNVHGVGFRMRW